A single region of the Lotus japonicus ecotype B-129 chromosome 4, LjGifu_v1.2 genome encodes:
- the LOC130714340 gene encoding zinc finger protein 2 — MNFHPNSSSLHPSQQAEIESESHHLNLDLVLEPSSSSCSSSSPINHNPIEPRMFSCNYCQRKFYSSQALGGHQNAHKLERTLAKKSRELSSAMQSYVGPEQHHQSSNFSSGNSHHHHHQHLGHHALGVPDHNQGHHGVGLAGQKNFSYGSRGYTTSEHVQEDISQLDLSLRL; from the coding sequence ATGAATTTCCATCCTAATAGTTCTTCTCTTCACCCAAGCCAACAAGCTGAGATTGAGAGTGAGAGTCATCACCTCAATCTTGATCTTGTCCTTGagccttcttcatcttcttgttcttcatcttcacctATTAATCACAACCCCATAGAGCCTAGGATGTTCTCATGCAACTATTGCCAGAGGAAGTTTTACAGCTCTCAAGCACTTGGTGGACACCAGAATGCTCACAAGCTGGAGAGGACACTGGCTAAGAAGAGTAGAGAATTGAGTTCAGCCATGCAATCTTATGTGGGACCAGAACAGCATCATCAGTCATCAAACTTCAGTAGTGGTAattctcatcatcatcatcatcaacatcttGGTCATCATGCTCTTGGGGTTCCAGATCATAACCAAGGACATCATGGTGTGGGGCTTGCTGGACAAAAAAACTTCAGCTATGGTTCAAGGGGTTACACTACTTCTGAACATGTTCAGGAGGATATTAGCCAACTTGACTTGTCTTTAAGGCTCTGA